The following are from one region of the Actinomyces sp. oral taxon 897 genome:
- a CDS encoding winged helix-turn-helix domain-containing protein, translating to MTRILLVEDEENYRAPLAFRLRRDGYEVVEAGDGRTALRAFQAAAAPGGGGAIDLVLLDLMLPAVPGTEVCRRIRTVSRVPVIMLTARDSETDKILGLETGADDYVTKPYSYRELIARVHAVLRRSREAAAPAEPQEKILTVGRVRMDVERHEVTVDGQGVTMPLREFELLELFLRHPDHVLTRGRIIERIWGADYVGDTKTLDVHVKRIRAKIEVEPSRPRMLTTVRGVGYKLEAGQ from the coding sequence ATGACCCGCATCCTGCTCGTGGAGGACGAGGAGAACTACCGCGCCCCCCTGGCCTTCAGGCTCCGGCGTGACGGCTACGAGGTGGTGGAGGCCGGTGACGGCAGGACCGCCCTGCGTGCCTTCCAGGCCGCCGCGGCCCCCGGCGGGGGCGGGGCGATCGACCTGGTCCTGCTGGACCTCATGCTGCCGGCGGTGCCCGGCACCGAGGTGTGCCGTCGTATCCGCACCGTCTCACGGGTACCGGTCATTATGCTCACCGCCAGGGACTCCGAGACCGACAAGATCCTGGGCCTGGAGACCGGTGCGGACGACTACGTGACCAAGCCCTACTCCTACCGTGAGCTCATTGCCCGGGTCCACGCGGTCCTGCGACGCAGCCGGGAGGCCGCCGCGCCCGCCGAGCCCCAGGAGAAGATCCTGACCGTGGGGCGGGTGCGCATGGACGTGGAGCGCCACGAGGTGACCGTGGACGGGCAGGGCGTGACCATGCCCCTGCGGGAGTTCGAGCTCCTGGAGCTCTTCCTGCGCCACCCCGACCACGTCCTGACCCGGGGGCGGATCATTGAGCGGATCTGGGGGGCGGACTACGTGGGGGACACCAAGACCCTCGACGTGCACGTCAAGCGGATCCGGGCCAAGATCGAGGTCGAGCCCTCCCGGCCCCGGATGCTCACCACCGTGCGGGGGGTGGGTTACAAGCTGGAGGCCGGTCAGTAG
- a CDS encoding glycosyltransferase family A protein: MSDTQVTTSVIIPCHDVGRTLGLQLEALWRQQDAEPFEVVVVDNGSTDDTVAVARSWADRLDLRVVDAADRPGAAYARNRGVALCWGAKLLFCDGDDLVAPHFVAHGQRALEEVPVYVTAFIGVEEKVFRQGYDAVTDQLEEHDYCSPQEERQDQDWPVLPGGCFGIRRDLFLKVGGFDPSAEPGAEDNDLGIRCTDAGHLPPVLPSTMLAYRIQPAGDRSYALFRRRARSTALLLTRSGRWGRASIVQGPPVLVLLKTCLAVVRPLARRDRLAWREWRMRLARDAGLADGYLRYQVLHRTPRRRTGEGLSEE; this comes from the coding sequence GTGTCCGATACCCAGGTGACGACGTCGGTCATTATCCCCTGCCACGACGTCGGGAGGACCCTCGGCCTCCAGCTGGAGGCCCTCTGGCGCCAGCAGGATGCCGAGCCCTTTGAGGTCGTGGTGGTGGACAACGGCTCCACCGACGACACCGTGGCCGTGGCCCGCTCCTGGGCGGACCGCCTGGACCTGCGGGTGGTGGACGCCGCCGACAGACCGGGCGCCGCCTACGCCCGTAACCGCGGCGTGGCGCTCTGCTGGGGGGCCAAGCTGCTCTTCTGCGACGGTGACGACCTGGTGGCCCCCCACTTCGTGGCCCACGGCCAGCGGGCCCTGGAGGAGGTCCCGGTGTACGTCACCGCCTTTATCGGCGTGGAGGAGAAGGTCTTCAGGCAGGGCTACGACGCCGTCACCGACCAGCTCGAGGAGCACGACTACTGCTCCCCCCAGGAGGAGCGGCAGGACCAGGACTGGCCGGTCCTGCCGGGAGGCTGCTTCGGGATCCGCCGGGACCTGTTCCTCAAGGTCGGGGGCTTTGACCCCTCCGCGGAGCCGGGGGCGGAGGACAACGACCTCGGGATACGCTGCACCGACGCGGGGCACCTGCCGCCGGTGCTGCCCAGCACCATGCTGGCCTACCGGATCCAGCCAGCGGGGGACCGCAGCTACGCCCTCTTCCGACGCCGGGCACGCTCCACCGCCCTGCTCCTGACCCGCAGCGGCCGGTGGGGGCGGGCCTCCATTGTGCAGGGCCCGCCGGTCCTGGTGCTCCTCAAGACCTGCCTGGCCGTGGTCAGGCCCCTGGCCAGGCGCGACCGGCTCGCCTGGCGGGAGTGGCGCATGCGCCTGGCCCGGGACGCGGGCCTGGCCGACGGCTACCTCAGGTACCAGGTCCTGCACCGGACCCCGCGGCGCCGCACCGGCGAGGGCCTGTCGGAGGAATGA
- a CDS encoding glycosyltransferase family 2 protein: MDLRAELGQLSWFARQYRHPSRWKKQVQVIRHMDSPHIRRRRRHSGEVWGVSIVRDEVDVVGLTVRHLLDQGVSRILVADNCSVDGTRELLRSLARTTRRVAVVTDHEPTYYQSEKMTWLAHQAWRGGADWVVPFDADEFWFAEGMSIAEYLGTLDAGTGIVHAEFCHMVPTTPAPDDLAAAEFIMDTHPAFPGKVAVRAHPLLEIITGNHGASRVGANAKGLHIAHAQYRSPVQIARKVRQGNAAASRTGEDLSWFSPHWASGSRLGDEEIQEVWENISHGRPDERIRFEATGPMVRLHPLTWRTWDPDGVVARAQRAADA; encoded by the coding sequence ATGGACCTTCGCGCAGAGCTGGGGCAGCTCTCCTGGTTCGCCCGGCAGTACCGCCACCCCTCCCGCTGGAAGAAGCAGGTCCAGGTCATACGCCATATGGATTCCCCGCACATTCGACGCCGCCGTCGCCACAGCGGTGAGGTGTGGGGCGTGTCGATCGTGCGCGACGAGGTGGACGTCGTCGGGCTGACGGTGCGTCACCTCCTGGACCAGGGCGTCTCACGCATCCTGGTGGCTGACAACTGCTCCGTGGACGGCACCCGGGAGCTGCTGAGGTCGCTGGCGCGCACCACCAGGCGCGTCGCCGTGGTGACCGACCACGAGCCCACCTACTACCAGTCCGAGAAGATGACCTGGCTGGCGCACCAGGCGTGGCGCGGCGGGGCGGACTGGGTCGTCCCCTTCGACGCCGACGAGTTCTGGTTCGCCGAGGGAATGAGCATAGCCGAGTACCTGGGCACGCTCGACGCCGGGACCGGGATCGTCCACGCCGAGTTCTGCCACATGGTCCCCACCACCCCCGCCCCCGACGACCTCGCGGCCGCCGAGTTCATTATGGACACCCACCCCGCGTTCCCCGGGAAGGTGGCCGTGCGCGCCCACCCCCTGCTCGAGATCATCACCGGCAACCACGGGGCGAGCCGGGTGGGGGCCAACGCCAAGGGCCTTCACATCGCCCACGCCCAGTACCGCAGCCCCGTGCAGATCGCCCGCAAGGTCAGGCAGGGGAACGCCGCGGCCAGCCGCACCGGCGAGGACCTGTCCTGGTTCTCGCCCCACTGGGCCAGCGGCAGCCGGCTGGGGGACGAGGAGATCCAGGAGGTCTGGGAGAATATCTCCCACGGGCGCCCCGATGAGCGGATCCGCTTCGAGGCGACCGGCCCCATGGTCAGGCTGCACCCGTTGACGTGGCGGACCTGGGACCCCGACGGGGTCGTCGCCCGCGCCCAGAGGGCGGCGGATGCCTGA
- a CDS encoding sensor histidine kinase has protein sequence MDHTWLLVVVALLGATVGVAVGLAISASASVDPQATGSDDSLLGGGDGVLPVLAALPSTIVVLDDDDEVLRASAAAYTLNIVRDDTLREPQVAAMVARVRATGRIQDDTIVVARGRVSGAGHFHLRVRVAAIGRDRVLILIEDRTAAQRLEDMRRDFVANVSHELKTPVGAMALLAETLEEGAEDPALVRDFAGRMRKEASRLGTLVQEIIELSRLQDGDALVSPQEVDVDAVVAEALDRVRVEARSRGITLVSGGVRGLSLWGDAALVTTAVRNLLDNAVRYSEERTRVSVGVSVDGAHPDLVRIAVVDQGIGIAKADQERVFERFYRVDKARSRATGGTGLGLSIVKHVAADHGGTVELWSAPGRGSTFTLVLPRFLPAPEDDEEVPSAEEIRAAGGAFTALAAINPPTDPTDTVGTLRSQPRGERTVP, from the coding sequence GTGGACCACACCTGGCTGCTCGTCGTCGTCGCCCTCCTGGGTGCCACGGTCGGCGTGGCCGTGGGGCTCGCCATTAGCGCCTCCGCCTCCGTGGACCCGCAGGCCACCGGCTCGGACGACTCCCTGCTGGGCGGGGGTGACGGCGTCCTGCCGGTCCTGGCGGCCCTGCCGTCCACGATCGTGGTCCTCGACGACGACGACGAGGTCCTGCGCGCCTCCGCGGCGGCCTACACCCTCAATATCGTGCGTGACGACACCCTGCGTGAGCCGCAGGTCGCCGCCATGGTGGCGCGCGTGCGGGCCACCGGCAGGATCCAGGACGACACCATTGTCGTGGCCCGGGGCCGGGTGAGCGGGGCCGGGCACTTCCACCTCCGGGTGCGGGTGGCGGCCATCGGGCGCGACCGGGTCCTCATCCTCATTGAGGACCGTACCGCCGCCCAGCGCCTGGAGGACATGCGCCGGGACTTCGTGGCCAACGTGTCCCACGAGCTCAAGACCCCCGTCGGCGCCATGGCCCTGCTGGCCGAGACCCTGGAGGAGGGGGCCGAGGACCCCGCCCTGGTGCGCGACTTCGCCGGGCGCATGCGCAAGGAGGCCTCCCGCCTGGGCACCCTCGTGCAGGAGATTATCGAGCTCTCCCGCCTCCAGGACGGTGACGCGCTGGTCAGCCCCCAGGAGGTGGACGTGGACGCCGTCGTGGCCGAGGCCCTGGACCGGGTGCGCGTGGAGGCCCGCTCCCGCGGCATCACCCTGGTCTCCGGGGGCGTCAGGGGCCTGAGCCTGTGGGGCGACGCCGCCCTGGTCACCACCGCTGTGCGCAACCTGCTGGACAACGCCGTCCGCTACTCCGAGGAGCGCACCCGCGTCAGCGTGGGGGTCAGCGTGGACGGGGCGCACCCGGACCTGGTGCGGATCGCCGTCGTGGACCAGGGCATCGGTATCGCCAAGGCGGACCAGGAGCGGGTCTTTGAGCGGTTCTACCGGGTGGACAAGGCCCGCTCGCGCGCCACCGGGGGCACCGGCCTGGGGCTGAGCATTGTCAAGCACGTGGCCGCCGACCACGGAGGGACCGTGGAGCTGTGGTCCGCCCCCGGCCGGGGCAGCACCTTCACCCTCGTCCTGCCGCGGTTCCTCCCGGCGCCCGAGGACGACGAGGAGGTCCCCAGCGCGGAGGAGATCCGTGCCGCCGGGGGCGCCTTCACGGCGCTGGCCGCCATTAACCCCCCGACCGACCCCACCGACACCGTGGGGACGCTCCGTTCCCAGCCCCGTGGAGAGAGGACCGTCCCATGA
- a CDS encoding methyltransferase has product MTRPDATGSRRADLAALCLGLLDGAEGADGLSAEEQDLAAAGTCPTEDVVAATRDLVLAGGDPLGDAYRQVVPPEGRRALGQTYTPASIIEAMTAWAADHGRPVRVVDPGCGSGRFTLAAATVFPGADVVACDVDPLATLMTRAGTHVMGLSERVEVVLGDYRELRLDAVDGPTLFIGNPPFVRHHGIAPRWKAWLTETARAQGLHPSALAGLHIHFFLATARLARPGDFGVFVTSSEWLDVQYGRMLRELLLGPFAAYSVHVLDPEAVPFADALVTGAITCFTVGEALPGSTAAAPLVGPACGRSYPAHAWLPPPSRTRAYAR; this is encoded by the coding sequence GTGACCCGACCTGACGCTACCGGCTCCCGGCGTGCGGACCTTGCCGCGCTCTGCCTGGGGCTCCTGGACGGGGCCGAGGGCGCTGACGGCCTCAGTGCCGAGGAGCAGGACCTGGCCGCGGCGGGCACGTGCCCGACCGAGGACGTGGTGGCCGCGACCCGGGACCTGGTCCTGGCCGGTGGCGACCCGCTCGGTGACGCCTACCGTCAGGTGGTGCCCCCCGAGGGCAGGCGGGCGCTCGGGCAGACCTACACGCCGGCGTCGATTATTGAGGCGATGACGGCGTGGGCGGCTGACCACGGCAGGCCGGTGCGCGTCGTGGATCCCGGCTGCGGCTCGGGGAGGTTCACGCTCGCAGCGGCGACGGTGTTCCCCGGGGCGGACGTCGTCGCCTGCGACGTTGACCCGTTGGCCACGCTCATGACTCGGGCCGGCACCCACGTCATGGGCCTGTCCGAGCGTGTCGAGGTGGTACTGGGCGACTACCGCGAGCTCAGGCTCGACGCGGTCGATGGCCCCACGCTCTTCATCGGCAACCCCCCGTTCGTCCGCCACCACGGCATCGCACCGCGGTGGAAGGCGTGGCTGACCGAGACCGCCAGGGCCCAGGGGCTGCACCCCAGCGCCCTGGCCGGGCTGCACATCCACTTCTTCCTCGCCACCGCCCGGCTGGCGCGTCCGGGGGACTTCGGAGTCTTTGTCACCAGCAGCGAGTGGCTGGACGTTCAGTACGGACGTATGCTCCGTGAGCTCCTCCTGGGTCCTTTTGCTGCCTACTCCGTGCACGTCCTGGACCCTGAGGCGGTCCCCTTCGCTGATGCGTTGGTGACAGGTGCGATCACCTGCTTCACCGTGGGAGAGGCCCTGCCCGGGTCCACGGCGGCGGCCCCGCTGGTGGGCCCGGCCTGCGGGCGGTCGTACCCGGCCCACGCCTGGCTGCCGCCACCGTCGCGCACCCGCGCCTATGCGCGCTGA
- a CDS encoding acyltransferase family protein: MPEAVARRAGRHLTPPAGNLPRLTGMRAFAALLVFAYHLPRLGPWALGGQTSRVGYVGVAFFFVLSGFVLTWSSRGDRVEPRRFWVNRVARVYPSHLVMSLVALVVPLVTVGRPLLGDLASIALVQSWFPSDRIAFALNAVSWSLSCEAFFYLLAPWVITAVRRRSDGGAAALLLTWWAVAALSGLAISGVSHEADIWAYTLPLVRSGEFAVGILMAELVRRGRARWAPPVWVGVLAVVGSYGVVLKTVHSQVLAGVLMTPAFALLIVAAALADVYGRKGVLGTSLMEHLGIVSFCFYLVHELLLVNVVPHLPAPSGGVGRVALALGLLAACLLAAEALHYAVERPAQRWIRSRWSR, translated from the coding sequence ATGCCTGAGGCCGTGGCCCGGCGGGCGGGGCGCCACCTCACCCCGCCCGCCGGGAACCTCCCCCGGCTCACCGGGATGCGGGCCTTCGCGGCGCTCCTGGTGTTCGCCTACCACCTGCCCCGGCTGGGGCCGTGGGCGCTCGGGGGCCAGACCTCACGGGTCGGTTACGTCGGGGTCGCCTTCTTCTTCGTCCTGTCCGGGTTCGTGCTCACCTGGTCCTCCCGCGGGGACCGCGTGGAGCCGCGCCGGTTCTGGGTCAACCGTGTCGCGCGCGTGTACCCCTCCCACCTGGTCATGTCCCTGGTCGCGCTCGTGGTGCCCCTGGTGACGGTGGGCAGGCCGCTCCTGGGGGACCTGGCGAGCATCGCCCTGGTGCAGTCGTGGTTCCCCTCCGACCGGATCGCCTTCGCCCTCAACGCCGTGAGCTGGTCGCTGTCCTGTGAGGCCTTCTTCTACCTGCTCGCGCCCTGGGTGATCACCGCGGTGCGACGCCGCTCGGACGGCGGGGCCGCTGCGCTCCTCCTGACATGGTGGGCGGTGGCGGCGCTGTCCGGCCTGGCGATCTCCGGGGTCAGCCACGAGGCGGACATATGGGCCTACACCCTCCCGCTGGTGCGCTCGGGGGAGTTCGCCGTCGGCATCCTCATGGCCGAGCTGGTCCGCAGGGGCCGGGCCCGGTGGGCACCCCCGGTGTGGGTCGGCGTGCTCGCCGTCGTGGGGTCCTACGGTGTTGTGCTGAAGACGGTGCACTCCCAGGTCCTCGCCGGTGTCCTCATGACCCCGGCCTTCGCCCTCCTGATCGTGGCCGCCGCCCTGGCCGACGTCTACGGGCGCAAGGGGGTTCTCGGTACCAGTCTCATGGAGCACCTGGGGATTGTCTCCTTCTGCTTCTACCTGGTGCACGAGCTCCTGCTCGTCAACGTCGTCCCCCACCTGCCCGCACCGTCGGGCGGGGTCGGCCGCGTGGCGCTGGCCCTGGGGCTGCTCGCGGCGTGCCTCCTGGCTGCCGAGGCCCTGCACTACGCCGTCGAGCGCCCGGCGCAGCGGTGGATCCGTTCCCGCTGGTCGCGTTAG
- a CDS encoding CarD family transcriptional regulator, producing MTFKVGETVVYPHHGAARIIDIRQRKVRGEEKTYLQLEVAQGDLTILVPADSVELIGVRDVVDQAGLEKVFDVLRSPLTEEPSNWSRRFKANQEKIASGDVNKVAEVVRDLSRRDTDRGLSAGEKRMLSKARQILVSELALAEKTEEDAAEAKLDEVLASGVAA from the coding sequence ATGACCTTTAAAGTCGGAGAGACTGTCGTCTACCCCCACCACGGCGCGGCCCGGATCATTGACATCCGCCAGCGCAAGGTCCGTGGCGAGGAGAAGACCTACCTGCAGTTGGAGGTCGCCCAGGGCGACCTCACCATCCTCGTCCCCGCTGACAGCGTCGAGCTCATAGGCGTGCGCGACGTCGTGGACCAGGCGGGCCTGGAGAAGGTCTTCGACGTCCTGCGCTCCCCCCTGACCGAGGAACCCTCCAACTGGTCCCGCCGCTTCAAGGCCAACCAGGAGAAGATCGCCTCCGGTGACGTCAACAAGGTCGCCGAGGTCGTCCGCGACCTCTCCCGGCGTGACACCGACCGCGGCCTGTCCGCGGGGGAGAAGCGCATGCTCTCCAAGGCCCGCCAGATCCTGGTCTCCGAGCTGGCGCTGGCGGAGAAGACCGAGGAGGACGCCGCCGAGGCCAAGCTGGACGAGGTCCTGGCCTCCGGCGTCGCCGCCTGA
- a CDS encoding LppP/LprE family lipoprotein: MSHPASRRTPVLAACALLTLPVLLTGCQDSPRSEPTEADGPTAQSTSAQALPGPSEEATTQVTGVPLSPKPSPTSTCSDKSGAEALSTWVSRVRTFRGWAWDTTYTDTSTYDPCAALSWIVLSIEMGTVSSPCQIMLFHHGEYIGVTSDRMIGFYPKVVRLGDGVIQVTYTWPRENEANAMASGRSVSIFTWDEASSSVVHSGEWPPTND; the protein is encoded by the coding sequence ATGTCGCATCCCGCTTCACGCCGAACACCAGTCCTCGCCGCCTGCGCCCTCCTGACCCTGCCGGTCCTGCTGACCGGGTGCCAGGACTCGCCCCGCTCCGAGCCGACCGAGGCGGACGGCCCCACGGCCCAGTCCACCAGCGCTCAGGCCCTGCCGGGTCCCAGCGAGGAGGCGACGACGCAGGTCACTGGGGTCCCGCTGAGCCCGAAGCCGAGCCCGACGTCGACGTGCTCTGACAAGTCAGGGGCCGAGGCCCTGAGCACCTGGGTGTCCCGGGTACGGACCTTCAGGGGCTGGGCCTGGGACACCACGTACACGGACACCTCCACCTACGACCCCTGCGCCGCCCTGTCCTGGATCGTCCTGTCGATCGAGATGGGCACGGTCTCCTCGCCCTGCCAGATTATGCTCTTCCACCACGGTGAGTACATTGGCGTCACCAGCGACCGGATGATCGGGTTCTACCCGAAGGTGGTGCGCCTTGGTGACGGGGTGATCCAGGTCACCTACACGTGGCCGCGCGAGAACGAGGCCAACGCGATGGCCTCGGGACGCTCGGTCTCGATCTTCACGTGGGACGAGGCCTCCTCCTCGGTGGTGCACTCCGGTGAGTGGCCGCCCACGAACGACTGA
- a CDS encoding IspD/TarI family cytidylyltransferase produces the protein MSTHAVAVLTAAGSGTRLGADGPKALVEVGGQSLLRRAAQGLVDSGVVNHIVVTAPIDSLARFAAQVSGLHGALQGEADGLAPAPSDSLPDGVSEPACTIEVVAGSPVSRQASVARGLEAALRAVPDADVVLVHDAARALTPPEVVVRVVGAVRGGACAVIPALPVADTVKEVELAPAGSPELVVGTPDRSRLRAVQTPQGFETAVLVAAHHAGSRRAQDEGLAASDDASLVEALGRPVTVVAGDPLAFKVTTPRDLALARTLLGTSRA, from the coding sequence ATGAGCACACACGCGGTGGCGGTCCTGACAGCAGCCGGTTCGGGGACCCGCCTGGGGGCGGACGGCCCCAAGGCCCTGGTCGAGGTGGGGGGGCAGTCGCTCCTGCGCCGTGCCGCCCAGGGGCTGGTCGACTCCGGCGTCGTCAACCACATTGTGGTTACCGCCCCTATTGACTCCCTGGCGCGTTTTGCCGCCCAGGTCAGCGGCCTGCACGGTGCCCTCCAGGGTGAGGCTGACGGCCTCGCCCCGGCACCCTCGGACAGCCTGCCCGACGGCGTGAGCGAGCCCGCCTGCACCATTGAGGTCGTGGCCGGCTCGCCCGTCTCCCGCCAGGCCAGTGTGGCCCGGGGGCTGGAGGCCGCCCTGCGCGCCGTGCCCGACGCCGACGTGGTCCTCGTGCACGACGCCGCCCGGGCCCTGACCCCCCCGGAGGTGGTGGTGCGCGTGGTGGGGGCCGTGCGCGGCGGTGCCTGCGCCGTGATCCCGGCCCTGCCCGTGGCCGACACCGTCAAGGAGGTGGAGCTGGCCCCGGCCGGTTCCCCGGAGCTCGTCGTCGGCACCCCGGACCGCTCCCGGCTGCGCGCCGTCCAGACCCCTCAGGGCTTTGAGACCGCCGTCCTGGTGGCCGCCCACCACGCCGGGTCCCGTCGGGCCCAGGACGAGGGCCTCGCCGCCAGCGACGACGCCTCCCTGGTGGAGGCCCTTGGACGGCCTGTCACGGTCGTGGCCGGGGACCCCCTGGCCTTTAAGGTGACCACGCCCCGGGACCTGGCCCTGGCTCGCACCCTCCTGGGCACGAGCCGGGCCTAG
- the phoU gene encoding phosphate signaling complex protein PhoU has product MRDIFNQELRQLGSDLESMARQVATAIERASESLRNGDIIVAEQVIDADERINDLQRDIDDLCVMLLARQQPVAGDLRAVISALRMAQTLERQGDLARHVASIARGRYPEPPVPEPVMGLILQMADAAVRAGQNTSRLVATRDLELAALIEAQDAELDALHRRSFTMILDPANDLTRQQVVDAVLMGRFLERFGDHSTSVARRVSYLVLGSLSY; this is encoded by the coding sequence GTGCGTGACATCTTCAACCAGGAGCTCAGGCAGCTGGGCTCCGACCTTGAGTCCATGGCCCGTCAGGTGGCCACCGCCATTGAGCGTGCCTCCGAGTCCCTGCGCAACGGCGATATTATCGTCGCCGAGCAGGTGATTGACGCCGACGAGCGCATTAACGACCTTCAACGTGATATTGACGACCTGTGCGTCATGCTCCTGGCCCGTCAGCAGCCGGTGGCCGGCGACCTGCGCGCGGTCATCTCCGCCCTGCGCATGGCCCAGACCCTGGAGCGCCAGGGCGACCTGGCCCGCCACGTGGCCTCGATCGCACGCGGCCGCTACCCCGAGCCGCCGGTGCCCGAGCCGGTCATGGGCCTGATCCTGCAGATGGCCGACGCCGCCGTGCGAGCCGGCCAGAACACCTCCCGTCTGGTGGCCACCCGCGACCTGGAGCTCGCCGCCCTCATTGAGGCCCAGGACGCCGAGCTCGACGCCCTCCACCGCCGCTCCTTCACCATGATCCTGGACCCGGCCAACGACCTCACCCGCCAGCAGGTGGTCGACGCCGTCCTCATGGGCCGTTTCCTGGAGCGGTTCGGGGACCACTCCACGTCGGTGGCACGCCGGGTCTCCTACCTGGTCCTAGGCAGCCTGAGCTACTGA